Below is a genomic region from Halictus rubicundus isolate RS-2024b chromosome 11, iyHalRubi1_principal, whole genome shotgun sequence.
CAGCTCCAGATTCCGAGCAAGATTCACCTAATTCAAAGCAGTCTTTAAGTGAAAATTGTGATACAACTTCTGATTCTACTTTACAAGCTTCAAAAACAGTTGTAAGTACCCTATTATTAATTTCTATGGCTTAATTCAACAATATATTGCTTTCTATTTAAAAACGTACCAAAAAGTATcgaaaaagtattaaaaaatgtttttaaaatactTCAACAAATATAAAATGGTATTGTATATAATTTGAAAACGTTCTGGGACCATACAATATTATACATAATTTCGTCCAACTAAATCGACGAAAAGAACCACTGTGCGCCCTTTCCATGTACGTGTTTCTAAAAGTTGCAAACAACAAAAGTTATCAAAACATGGTTGAAATAAAAGTTATATAGTTTCTCGAGATCTATAAATCGGCGTgtaaatttttcgagaaaaaagaaattgggaattcaattttccaaaaagaatgattttttcaaaaaactttACACGCAGCTCTAGAAACGGAATAACTATTGTTTCAACCATTTCTTGATATCTTTCGTTTTTGCGAACAGCTAGAGACTACGTGCGTTTTATTGAGTAGACGAGGACGGATCTATGAATTTACATCGTAGATGATGTTGATGTAACTACGGGAACGGAGAACAGTGACTAAGGGTGTTCAACGTTCGCGAGGGCTGCTATTATCGGGCGTGTGTGACTGGAACGGCGATCGCACCGGAGGAGGGCGAGCCGCGTGCGGCTCGTTAAATTCTTCATCCGGCGAATGCGACGCAGCCACGATTCTGTGAAATTGTGCGATCATTCGTCCCGGGATCCACCGTTTGCCGGCGGCGTTCAGCAACGTTCACGTCACATGGAGACTTTGCACAGTGTTCGAACTCTTGTGTGAGTCTacagaaaattaataacttctaaaccaaCCCGTTCTCGACCTAGGACTCTATTACTCTTTTTAAACAGAACGCGAAGGTATTTCTGACAAAATGTTGCTAAAACAAGTTGAAGTgatgtttatttttttattaaatgaaaattagTTTGCTGATTtcttttattgaaatttattatcgTAGAATTACTGATCCACttgaaatatttcttaaattaaccctttgcactcgaagccattttaactccaaaacgaaacattttttccgacctagaatatttcctttctatatatatatttttcgtgctatacatacgaaaatggtgctaTTTACTCGTaaagtattgaaatgtttagtaatttattaaatacaaacatatttaataatgtcaacaatattttgaataatgatacaggaatttttagtggcgctttacGGTCggtattcgagtgctaagggttaatcattTTTCGATATACATAGGTTAATACTTTTAATACTCCGAAACTCTTTTACCTACAAAAAAACTGTTATTCTCATATCGTAGTCCTCTTTATACTGAAAAATTTTGGTTCATGAAgttctttcatattttcaaaaacaacgGAGACAAAGATCTGCCAATATGTACTGGACCACCCTGTCTGACAAATTCCGAAAACCACGGATATTATTATGCTAGAACAAAAATCCTGAAAATTATCATAATACTTATTATTACGCTTATTTATTTTGCTAGGAAAAAGTCTTGAAAATGATCATTTCTTTAACCTCCTAGACCGGAACCTCCCCTCAGGAGGTATCCTggtttttgatttttcaaaaatctatttttccgCTAATTcactaaaatcatttaaaaaagaaataaacgtcTACGTGGAAAACGAAAACTTCTATCGTGTTATTAAAAATGTCAGGGATGAAATCGTTGTCCGAACAATGTTTTGAgtcagaaaattaaaaaaaaaattaaaatatttctctatctctctctaaaaaaaaaaaatcaatatttatacGACTGTGCTTGAACAATCTTTCAATAGTTTTTCTTATGATTAAAATGTTCGCTTCGGATTTTCGTTAGTCATCCATTTTTTATTACGTATGAAGAAGAGATTTTTTGAaagattattttaaaaactgtttTGAAGATTAAATGGATTAAAGGTTTCAACGACACGTGCAGTGTATCTTATTATATTTCGTGGCAAGAACGAAAGATCAACATTCTATGGCACGCTTGAATGCTGAAAGAACAACATATGTCCCGTGCCGTGGTTTATGAGAAGCAGAGCGAAACTATCTGTAATCCCGGACGATTAGGAACATAAACGCGGATCCGCAGGGTGTGGTTAAGCTAAACACTCGACAAGTTGCGTGCGCAATCAAAACACTTAATCGCATCCACGTAGGGGGACATTCGAATATTATCGGGGGgactttgacaatttttctctAGGCTTCTGTGTCTACCattttaacacattcgcgaccggcaaatttgttccgtttctaatactgagtaccggcgaaaataatgaaattctgaagctggttgccgcaaacttgtatcgctaaagcaaggattaattaatctattaaattatataataatttaaatttaaatccaatcccattcatgcgcctaatgttgccgcattcagaaacaaaaattgcaggacgtgaattcacgtcagcggcaatcaggaatagaatttaaaatgacgtgaattcacgtcaacggtcgcgaatgtgttaaaacATCGGATAACATAATCGTACAGTTTTTAGTTGCATACTTCGTTAGCCTTGGCCGAgcgaaaaattagaaaaatagctTTATATCATTGTTTTGCCTTAGATCGTTTTACGCGTAAACAATGAACGCAACATACGTGATCCTACTTATAATACATTAACTTTTTCGAAGAAATAGTTTAACACTGCCGGGAATTAAAATTGGCTAGTATACATTGTCTTACAAAATTAATAAgatttgatttatttattcatctGTCTCGTTCAAGCTTGTATCGTCACATTGTACACTCAACCGCCATAACGTGAAATATGCTCTTGCCATTGTTTTACTCTAGCAAGTTTTACAATCATTTGTATCATCCTATTGTTCGACCATCAGgctaaattttaattattattatgaaaCTGGTgtgtcaaaatttcaaagaaattcgaCTTTTTGCTTGTTATGTGTTACGTCGATTGATTTTGCTGATAATTGGatcgaaaaattaaatattatatattacaaaTTAACCATTATCATGGTAAAATATGTTTTTATCTAATCTGACGCAGAAGTGTAAATGTCTCGAAGAAATAAAACATGACTTACTTTCGTAATCACCGGCACgttataatacagtataatttCGATTCGAAGAGTCAACGGGAGAAAAAAATATAGCCGAGAAAAGATGAAACGTCTTATCGTACTTGAACACGACAAACGGATAACCCAGATTCTTCCAAGGACCGCTGTAGCTGGAATAAATTCCCGATAAAGTCGCGCGTGCAACTATGTATGTACTTATATGTATCTCGGATGTTCCCCTCGGAGCGGAAGCGCGAGATATTTTCCGAAATACGATGACCGAAGGATCTCGGTGGTGATGGTACGCTACCGGTTACGGATAGTTTcacgcacacgattatgttcacggcacacacgcgcacacgcgcacacgcgcgcacgcgcgcgcgcaaacACGCACGAGGAAAAACGGGGCGGTGCGGTGCAAGCGTATTGTAAATTTGGCATGTACAGGCCAGGTGGTGCTTTCGCGGAGTGTAGGTGTACGGAATGACGCGGGGAACACAACGGAATCCCctgtatatacacacacacgcatatGGTACATACGTACGGGGGATGGGCCTGTGCGCAATCAAGGCGAAGGGGTGCTTTAGCAGAGTCGCCCCACGGTAACCAGGGCAACGGCACGTAACGCCGCCCACAACCCTCGGGCTGTCTTGTCCGATGTGTTTGCTCGATGATTTTATACCAATTACGGCCTATCCCCATGCTATTGCCTACTCCCCGTAACATCGTCTGTATCCCTACCTACGTCCTCATCGCCACCCACTCCGAAGACGTCGCGTGTACCGGCCGGAAGGTGCTCCACTTCCGCTCTAAAACCGACCAGCAAGTACCTATGAGTGCGAGCGAGCACCACCGCACAGATTTTCCTCGTGCGATTGTCCATGCGCGCGCTCATCCTGACAATTAGTAGCTCGATGCACCCTCTACTATCCTACCTGACGCGCACACAACGAAACCTTATCTATCCATCTCTACAGTACTTTCCCCTACCAAcgattttagaatattttcatgctCTACACCAGAGCCGCTCAACATGCCTATCAACGGGCATaagcgcccgccgatgcccgtgggcacagctacgggtaAACCTACGGGCATTGACTTCGCGGAGTGGGAATAGGCCGTAGCACAGCCGTAGCtatgacaatgcgtgtgacaaatacatgcagccttgACCACAGGGccgtgtatgcccagggcaaggaAATtgttgcccgtacgggcagatcTCTATACTTTTCATCCAACCTCTAcaccagagctgctcaacatgcctaacgggcaagggcgcccgccgatgcccgtgagcacctacgggcaagtgacttagcggagtggagGTAGACCATACTAcagccgtagctggccacgtagctgtgacaatgcgtgtgacaaatacatgcagccttgACCACAGGGccgtgtatgcccagggcaagaaaattgttgcccgtacgggcagatcTCTATACTTTTCATCCAACCTCTAcaccagagctgctcaacatgcctagcgggcaagggcgcccgccgatgcccgtgagcacctacgggcaagtgacttagcggagtggagGTAGACCATACTAcagccgtagctggccacgtagctgtgacaatgcgcgTGACAcatacatgcagccttgcccgccgttctgtgtatgcccagagcaaaaaaatcgctgcccgtacgggcaaactctgaacagctctgcTCTACGCGGATTTGATTCGACGAGTCTTCTACTCGTGATACCAGGAGCCTGAATTTGAGAGCTATGGGGACAAAGGTAATGGGAAGGTGTTACATTTCCGAAGACGACACCGGATAGAGAGGGAGCAGTTACTGGAACACACACGATGTCGGGGAAGTAAGTAAACGATAGCACGCCGCGACTCCCGTGAAGAGTCAGAGTGATCCACTTGGCAGCAACAATCGCGAACCGTGTAGAATAACACCGAGTTTATGCGAATGTCGTTGCTTTATCGGTGTTATTAGAACGGCAAGAATTgtttaagaacgtatcatatctTTTGAGCATCGTCAATCCTGTTACGTGGATCGCTCGACTCGAGAAATGGTTGAAACTAATTCGAAAGAACTTCAACGAGAGTGTTGCATGTTAGTTAGTATAAATGATAATGAAAAAGATAAATATGTAACATGGTTATATTTACTACAAACGATATAATTTACAATTTGTAAATTACAAACAAGACAGATCTCATTTTAGGCACACTGGTTTGGGATTCGATCGCTGTGGAGAATCAGTGCGAAATAAATCATTGAAAAAGTTATGAGAGGTACCGAACAACATTTATTGCAATTTACTCGATTGATTTATGGTTTTTATAATTCTTTGATGTCTGTTGATATGAACGCAAACAGTTCACCGCTTTATATCCAGCGGACTAATGTACGTGGCGACATCTGCCGATGATCGAGTAAACTAATCGGAAAATTTTCATTCTTCCACTCATCGGATATAGTGTAGACACACTtagtttcaaaataatatttgttataGTTTAATTAAGTACGACTTTCTGTCAGTGAATACATTGCTTAATACACCGATTAACCTAAAATTGCCTTGGCGTTTGGAATGAGTTCGATAACACTAACCAAAATGACAACGAAGTttcatataaataattatatatgtatagataAATAACTTGTATGGCAAATGATAATATGATTAGATTTATGCGAGTCTTATTCTTTACGAATTAACGCAGAGTATAACCGACTACTCTAATCCAATGAATAGCCGCCGTCAGTGTTGCGCGAAACACGCAATCGATGGAGTTCTTCGACACTTATACCTTTCTCTCAAAATTTCGATCTTGCCTCGTGATAAGTGCCATAATGTTCTTTGCTCTTTATTGCGTAGTCGTCGTTAATATTTTCCGAACCACTATACATCGAGAAACCACGGCGAGATAGCAGTTCCCCTGGCACGATCGTGGGATTCGTATAACAAAAGTCCGCCATCATACTCGTTTGTCTATTCAACTGATTCGATCTAAAAAAATCaaacaatttaataaaacaGTCTCGCGTAAAGGAAATGCATTATATTGGGCCGTAACATAAATACGTTCGATTATGTTCGGTATCTCTTTTTATCTACTAATAAAgtacaaaattgttttcaatctaCTTTATAATTCCTGATTGCAGACGGTTTCTTCTTATAATGAGTCATGACTagatagcggattttatgcgtttatgacaaaaatgagtagatgcaatttaaaccagtcaaaacattagaagaatttaagaatacctatttaacatattaagaaagaaaattaatttctatttcacttcagtttgttgcaattcaggtagaaaattttgcataaagatccgctgtctagtcgtAACTAGATACATATCGTTCAAATTAGGACACATTCATATTTGCAACCGAACGAATTTACGTTACAACCCAACACAATCGTAACTTTGTATTTAACATTTAGCTTAAAACCGTTTTCACAGAATTTAATCTAACCGTTTGCAGTTCTCATAAAAAATCTGACAAAATTCCTTATTTAGTCGACAGAAGTAGAAAATAAacttaaaatgttataaatgtcATGTAATGTTATGTTATGTTATTTTCGGTTTCGTGTGTGtacttttttcaaatgaaatgaATTATACTGCAACGGGTCGAAGCAATCTTTCTTCGGATCGGAAAGTAATTACAAAAAGTGAATGCGGTCGCGTGCGATCGTCTCTTACACTTCTGTACCCATCTCACATTCTTCTAACGAGATAAGCTAAACAATCATGTCGCGTCGCACTACAGATACGATATCAACGTAGCGCGCAGTGAGTCACGGTAGGTATTACTAAATGCTTTCTGTTCCGTACCTATACGGAGAGGCCGTGAATTTGACAATCAATCGTGTGAATCTTACGTGACATATCCCGATTTTCGGCCTACATCGTCGAGAACGTGGCTCGTCCCAACAAAACGAAACGTCGGCTATGCAACTAACACGTACAATTTCAATGAGAATTTTAGTCAGACGTTtcacaaaagaaaaacaaaatatatactTCGTAACGAAGTGTTTTAAAAAGCAAAGCCTTCCGCGTGGTATGTTTCGTAGCGAAGCTCAATGGGATTGTTCACGAAATGAGTTTACACTAGGTTGTTGGAACTGTGGTGTGGAGTTTTGCGtgcacaaaataaagaaaacagtTTCAATCGGTTTTAAGAAGCGTGTACTCACCCGTCAGCTGCTAGTCGATTCAGTTTCACAAAAAGTGTGATCACCAAAATGAACAGACATAATAGAGCACCTGCGATGACTCCGCACGCTATAGCGAAATACAGCAACAACTCGTTGACTTCCTGGAATGTTGGACAAATAGCTCTTAAATGGTGACGATAACAACAAGTTATTTCATCGAAACCGCATCGTTGTTATTCATTATCGTATCGAAGGAATTCGTTCTACCATACC
It encodes:
- the LOC143359141 gene encoding uncharacterized protein LOC143359141 isoform X1, whose product is MEVNELLLYFAIACGVIAGALLCLFILVITLFVKLNRLAADGCIADVSFCWDEPRSRRCRPKIGICHVRFTRLIVKFTASPYRSNQLNRQTSMMADFCYTNPTIVPGELLSRRGFSMYSGSENINDDYAIKSKEHYGTYHEARSKF
- the LOC143359141 gene encoding uncharacterized protein LOC143359141 isoform X2; its protein translation is MEVNELLLYFAIACGVIAGALLCLFILVITLFVKLNRLAADGSNQLNRQTSMMADFCYTNPTIVPGELLSRRGFSMYSGSENINDDYAIKSKEHYGTYHEARSKF